One Hevea brasiliensis isolate MT/VB/25A 57/8 chromosome 5, ASM3005281v1, whole genome shotgun sequence genomic region harbors:
- the LOC110662049 gene encoding protein SLOW GREEN 1, chloroplastic translates to MDSIAKVLCPHQPFHCSLNPYRPSFSNPKAFLSFWTPPPLSSSSSPFKISSVRASSSRSPLNKTSQTHQTSPLQTLNPLLKTTCITLTAAAAILFSRLQIKPAIAAPVASQATVEPTKESSKENVSYEEQERDLEEHLARHPDDTEALRSLMEVRIKARKLLGAIEVVDRLIELEPSEDEWPLLKAQIYSYSGEFESARKGFEEILEKDPLRVEAYHGLVMAHSESGNSLDEVLKRIEAAMNKCKKEKKKSDLRDFKLLIAQIRVIEEKYVDALKVYEELVKEEPRDFRPYLCQGIIYTLLRKKDEAEKKFEQFRKLVPKNHPYREFFLDNMFATKFFSEKVQREGAGSSI, encoded by the coding sequence ATGGATTCCATTGCTAAAGTGCTCTGCCCTCATCAACCCTTTCATTGCTCCCTCAATCCCTATCGTCCATCCTTCTCCAATCCCAAAGCTTTCCTCTCCTTCTGGACCCCACCTCCTCTATCGTCATCATCATCACCGTTCAAAATTTCCTCCGTTAGAGCCTCATCTTCTCGCTCTCCACTCAATAAAACATCGCAAACCCATCAAACCTCTCCTCTTCAAACCCTAAACCCTCTCCTCAAAACCACCTGCATCACTCTTACTGCCGCTGCTGCAATCCTCTTTTCGAGACTCCAGATTAAACCAGCAATTGCCGCCCCGGTCGCCTCGCAAGCCACCGTAGAGCCCACCAAGGAATCCTCGAAGGAAAATGTATCATATGAAGAACAAGAACGAGACCTTGAAGAGCATTTGGCTCGACATCCTGATGATACTGAAGCTCTGCGTTCCCTCATGGAGGTGAGGATCAAAGCCCGGAAGCTTCTTGGAGCAATCGAAGTTGTGGACCGCTTAATTGAGCTGGAGCCCAGTGAGGATGAGTGGCCATTGCTAAAAGCTCAAATTTATAGCTACAGTGGAGAATTTGAATCGGCGAGAAAAGGGTTCGAGGAAATACTAGAGAAAGACCCTCTTCGGGTGGAGGCTTATCATGGTCTAGTGATGGCGCATTCTGAATCTGGGAATTCATTGGACGAGGTGTTAAAAAGAATTGAAGCAGCGATGAATAAATgcaagaaagagaagaaaaaatcTGACTTGAGGGATTTTAAGCTATTAATTGCACAAATTAGAGTGATAGAGGAGAAATATGTGGACGCTCTGAAGGTTTACGAGGAATTGGTGAAGGAGGAGCCAAGGGATTTTAGGCCGTATTTGTGTCAGGGAATTATATATACTCTGTTGAGGAAGAAAGATGAGGCAGAGAAAAAATTTGAGCAGTTTAGGAAGCTTGTGCCTAAGAATCATCCATACAGGGAGTTTTTCCTTGATAACATGTTTGCAACAAAGTTCTTCTCGGAGAAGGTCCAGAGGGAGGGAGCAGGGTCGAGCATCTGA